Proteins encoded together in one Bombiscardovia nodaiensis window:
- a CDS encoding zinc ABC transporter permease yields MNAFTFDPHWLETLSAPFMGKAFLAGILIALAAGAMGYFTIARHSTFAAHALAHIGLPGATGAVLLGLPVSAGLGIFALGGALVIGALGKRASQREIATGTVLAFATGLGLFFARLSSSASQQMQAILFGSILTVTSGQILGFALFDLILLAVLTAVYHPLLFSSLDEQVAQAKGVPIAAMNLVYMALMAGVITIAVPAVGTLLIFALIVTPAATANIMVASPLKAMVVSGLICLVSIWGGLALSAMFPAPPSFIIVTISTLLWALAQIWKSAKEKTERR; encoded by the coding sequence ATGAATGCCTTTACCTTCGATCCACACTGGCTGGAAACCCTCAGCGCACCATTCATGGGAAAGGCTTTTCTCGCCGGCATCCTCATCGCCCTGGCAGCGGGAGCGATGGGATACTTCACTATTGCCCGCCACTCCACATTCGCCGCGCACGCCCTCGCCCATATTGGTCTGCCAGGAGCTACCGGTGCTGTCCTCTTAGGGCTACCAGTTTCAGCAGGCTTGGGAATTTTCGCCCTCGGCGGCGCGCTGGTCATTGGCGCCCTGGGCAAACGGGCCTCCCAGCGTGAAATTGCCACCGGCACGGTCTTAGCCTTTGCCACAGGCCTCGGCCTCTTCTTTGCCCGCCTCTCATCCTCGGCCTCACAGCAGATGCAGGCCATCCTCTTTGGCTCTATCCTGACAGTGACAAGCGGCCAGATTCTGGGCTTTGCGCTCTTCGACCTCATCCTGCTCGCCGTGCTCACAGCGGTCTACCACCCCCTGCTCTTTAGCTCCTTGGACGAGCAGGTAGCTCAAGCTAAGGGAGTGCCCATTGCTGCCATGAATCTGGTGTACATGGCCCTGATGGCTGGCGTAATCACGATTGCAGTGCCAGCTGTGGGCACCCTGCTCATCTTTGCCCTCATCGTCACTCCAGCGGCAACGGCCAATATTATGGTCGCCTCGCCCCTCAAAGCCATGGTGGTTTCCGGCCTAATCTGCCTGGTCTCCATCTGGGGAGGACTGGCCCTCTCCGCTATGTTCCCCGCTCCCCCATCGTTCATTATTGTCACCATCTCTACCCTGCTGTGGGCACTGGCTCAAATTTGGAAATCAGCGAAGGAGAAAACAGAGCGCCGGTAA
- a CDS encoding DNA-binding response regulator: protein MMKNSSNYAVPATILVVEDEPTLATAIAQRITAEGWTARVASDGASAVQAASQFKPDLVIMDIMLPVMDGLEATKRIVAERPVPVLILTARDDEADKVTGLGAGADDYMTKPFSMRELIARCKALLRRVERAKVIAKNSENEKILDFGSLVIDPAQRIVTQDGAQVHLTPTEFDLLATLARKPKSVLTREKLLEEVWDWVDASGTRTVDSHVKALRHKLGAQMIRTVHGVGYAFEPPEAGQSGAQD, encoded by the coding sequence ATGATGAAGAATTCGTCCAACTATGCGGTTCCAGCTACTATTTTGGTGGTTGAAGATGAACCGACACTGGCCACCGCTATAGCGCAGCGCATTACAGCCGAGGGCTGGACCGCCCGCGTCGCCTCAGATGGGGCCTCGGCTGTGCAAGCGGCTAGCCAGTTCAAACCCGACCTTGTCATCATGGATATCATGCTGCCGGTCATGGATGGGCTGGAAGCCACGAAGCGTATTGTAGCTGAACGCCCAGTGCCAGTACTGATCCTGACCGCCCGCGACGATGAGGCCGACAAGGTGACGGGCTTGGGCGCTGGTGCTGACGACTACATGACCAAGCCCTTCTCCATGCGCGAGCTCATAGCCCGCTGCAAGGCCCTTCTGCGCCGCGTAGAGCGAGCAAAGGTGATAGCGAAAAATTCGGAGAACGAAAAAATCTTAGATTTCGGCTCGCTCGTCATCGATCCAGCCCAGCGCATTGTCACTCAAGACGGCGCTCAGGTCCACCTCACGCCCACCGAATTCGACCTTCTAGCGACCCTGGCCCGCAAGCCCAAGTCGGTTTTGACCCGCGAAAAACTTCTGGAAGAAGTGTGGGACTGGGTGGATGCTTCAGGCACCCGCACGGTGGACTCTCACGTCAAGGCCCTGCGGCACAAGCTCGGCGCCCAGATGATTCGCACCGTGCATGGCGTTGGATACGCCTTTGAACCACCGGAGGCTGGTCAATCGGGAGCGCAAGACTGA
- the coaE gene encoding dephospho-CoA kinase, producing the protein MLRVGLTGGIAAGKSTVAQHLAQLGAVLIDYDGIAHELMARGGAAVGPIREAFGPQAVGTDGAVDRAWLAQAVFSDNRLRERINALTHPLIFRQAAQLEQEYCSQPQVVVHDVPLLADVWQTQPFSFAHVLSVEAPEEVRIARMVNVRHMSQAQAVARVRSQATQAQRKQIADIIIDSSLPVEQMFEHLDKIYSGLSRQAGEGKPV; encoded by the coding sequence GTGCTTCGTGTGGGGTTGACGGGCGGTATCGCTGCTGGCAAAAGTACTGTTGCTCAGCATCTTGCCCAGCTAGGCGCTGTCCTGATTGATTACGACGGCATAGCCCATGAGCTGATGGCTCGTGGGGGAGCTGCGGTAGGGCCTATCCGCGAGGCCTTTGGTCCTCAGGCTGTGGGAACTGACGGCGCTGTCGACCGTGCTTGGTTGGCTCAAGCAGTGTTTTCGGATAACCGCTTGCGCGAACGTATTAACGCGCTGACCCATCCGCTGATTTTCCGGCAGGCTGCTCAGCTTGAGCAGGAGTATTGCAGTCAGCCTCAGGTGGTGGTTCACGACGTGCCTCTTCTGGCTGATGTGTGGCAGACACAGCCATTTTCCTTTGCGCATGTGCTGAGCGTGGAGGCTCCGGAAGAAGTGCGAATTGCGCGGATGGTGAACGTCCGGCATATGAGCCAGGCTCAGGCGGTTGCTAGGGTGCGCAGTCAGGCTACGCAGGCTCAGCGGAAGCAGATAGCAGACATTATTATTGACTCTTCCCTTCCTGTCGAACAAATGTTCGAACATCTTGATAAGATATATTCAGGTTTGAGTCGGCAGGCTGGGGAAGGTAAGCCAGTCTGA
- the folD gene encoding bifunctional protein FolD, with amino-acid sequence MAVKLDGKAQAARIKAELRGQVRELKAQGIEPGLGTLLVGEDPGSVKYVEGKHRDCAEVGIRSIRRQLPATASAQDILAQVEALNQDPSCTGFIVQLPLPAGVDETAIIDHIDPAKDADGMHPYNLGQLVLHTSGPLSTPLPCTPRGILSLLDAYEIDLAGKEVCVVGRGLTVGRTIGLLLSRREVNATVTLTHTGTKNLREHLRRADVIIAAAGRSGLVQAEDVRPGAVLVDVGVTRVWDDDLQRWRVRGDVDPAARQVAAAYTPNPGGVGPMTRAMLLVNVIEAAQRQLLGA; translated from the coding sequence ATGGCGGTGAAGTTAGATGGTAAGGCGCAGGCCGCGCGGATTAAAGCAGAGCTCAGGGGGCAAGTTCGTGAGCTCAAAGCTCAGGGCATCGAGCCGGGTCTGGGTACCTTGCTGGTGGGAGAGGATCCGGGGTCGGTCAAGTACGTGGAGGGCAAGCACCGCGACTGCGCTGAGGTGGGCATCCGTTCAATTCGTCGCCAGCTGCCGGCAACAGCCAGCGCGCAAGACATTCTCGCCCAGGTGGAGGCGCTCAACCAAGATCCATCCTGCACTGGATTTATTGTGCAACTGCCGCTGCCTGCTGGTGTTGACGAGACAGCTATTATTGACCATATTGATCCAGCTAAAGATGCCGACGGTATGCACCCCTACAACCTGGGCCAGCTGGTCTTGCACACCTCAGGTCCCCTGAGTACTCCTTTGCCCTGCACGCCCCGGGGCATTCTGTCTCTTTTAGATGCCTATGAGATTGATTTGGCTGGTAAAGAGGTGTGTGTCGTTGGACGCGGACTGACCGTTGGACGCACGATTGGCTTACTGCTGAGTCGGCGGGAGGTCAACGCGACCGTCACCTTAACGCACACGGGAACGAAAAACTTGCGCGAGCACTTGCGCCGGGCGGACGTGATTATCGCCGCCGCAGGTCGCTCTGGTCTGGTCCAGGCGGAAGACGTTCGGCCCGGTGCGGTGCTGGTCGACGTAGGTGTTACGCGGGTCTGGGATGATGACCTGCAACGTTGGCGGGTTCGTGGCGATGTGGATCCGGCAGCGCGCCAAGTAGCTGCCGCTTATACGCCTAATCCTGGCGGGGTGGGGCCGATGACTCGGGCTATGCTGCTGGTCAACGTGATAGAGGCAGCCCAGCGTCAATTGCTAGGGGCGTAA
- the carD gene encoding CarD family transcriptional regulator has translation MDYKVGDMVVYPRHGAARVDAITERTVKGVTRTYLQLSVLSSDGLVIDVPIDNAKKVGVRDIVDGKAVAKVFQILRTPIVEEKEMNWSRRYKLNVEKIATGEVNKIAEVVRDLSQRDVDEHGLSAGEKRMLGKARSILTSEIALSEKVDEAETQRLIDVNLGYQEPQPGDEKHHSKFPKEPADQTLARVAEQAQAKAAKDKKSKAKSKK, from the coding sequence ATGGATTACAAGGTCGGCGATATGGTGGTTTATCCGCGGCACGGTGCCGCACGAGTAGATGCCATCACAGAGCGGACAGTGAAAGGGGTAACGCGTACTTACCTGCAGCTTTCAGTGCTCTCCTCAGATGGCCTAGTGATTGATGTGCCGATTGATAACGCCAAAAAAGTCGGTGTTCGAGACATTGTCGACGGCAAAGCGGTCGCAAAAGTTTTTCAAATTCTTCGCACTCCGATTGTCGAAGAAAAAGAGATGAATTGGTCCCGTCGCTACAAGCTCAATGTTGAGAAAATTGCTACGGGTGAGGTCAACAAGATTGCTGAAGTGGTGCGAGATTTGTCCCAGCGCGATGTTGACGAGCATGGTTTGTCGGCGGGCGAGAAGCGCATGCTGGGCAAGGCACGCTCTATTCTCACCTCCGAAATTGCCCTTTCAGAGAAGGTGGATGAGGCTGAGACCCAGCGTCTCATTGACGTGAACTTGGGCTACCAGGAGCCCCAGCCTGGTGACGAAAAGCACCACAGCAAGTTTCCTAAGGAACCGGCAGACCAGACTCTGGCGCGCGTGGCTGAGCAGGCCCAGGCCAAGGCTGCCAAAGATAAGAAGTCCAAGGCCAAGAGCAAAAAGTAG
- a CDS encoding tellurium resistance protein TerC: MSETPLAFMIITLAVLAVFFVVDLFVIGRKPHVPSTKECLQHIAFFVAAALVFGGILWLVAGSQPAIEFYSGWLTEYSLSIDNLFVFVIIMSNFAVPRQLQKYVLSVGITIALILRGIFILVGVTLITKFTWVFFIFGAFLLYTAYKVARGEDADEEYHENALVRNLRKIMRITDEYDGEHLRVKRQGVSYFTPMLIVFLAIGTTDVMFAFDSIPAIFGLTHDPFIVFTTNVFALLGLQQLYFLLGAMLDKLAYLPIGLSVVLAFIGCKLILEALHDNTLPFINGGKPIEAVPEVPTWLSLVVIVLSIGLAALASLVKARRDNLPRLQEHK; this comes from the coding sequence ATGTCTGAGACCCCGCTCGCCTTTATGATTATCACCCTAGCTGTCCTCGCTGTTTTCTTTGTAGTCGACCTGTTTGTTATTGGGCGTAAGCCGCATGTGCCCTCTACGAAAGAGTGCCTGCAGCACATCGCTTTTTTTGTTGCGGCAGCCCTGGTCTTTGGCGGAATCCTGTGGTTGGTAGCAGGCTCTCAACCGGCTATTGAGTTCTATTCAGGCTGGTTGACTGAGTATTCCTTGAGCATTGACAACCTCTTCGTCTTCGTCATTATCATGTCGAACTTTGCAGTGCCCAGGCAGCTGCAAAAGTATGTGCTGAGCGTGGGTATTACTATAGCTCTCATCCTGCGCGGCATTTTTATTCTGGTGGGCGTTACCCTCATTACCAAGTTCACATGGGTCTTCTTCATTTTTGGCGCTTTCTTGCTCTATACCGCCTATAAAGTGGCCAGGGGAGAGGATGCTGACGAAGAGTATCACGAGAATGCCCTGGTGCGGAACCTGCGCAAAATCATGAGGATTACTGACGAATACGATGGCGAGCACCTACGTGTTAAGCGACAGGGGGTCAGCTATTTCACACCCATGCTCATTGTCTTTTTGGCTATTGGCACTACCGATGTGATGTTCGCTTTCGATTCTATCCCTGCCATTTTTGGCTTGACCCACGACCCCTTCATCGTATTTACCACAAACGTGTTTGCTCTCCTGGGCTTGCAGCAGCTCTATTTCCTCTTGGGTGCCATGCTTGACAAGCTGGCTTACCTGCCTATCGGTTTGTCTGTCGTACTGGCTTTCATTGGCTGCAAGCTAATTTTGGAAGCCCTGCACGACAACACCTTGCCTTTCATCAACGGCGGTAAACCGATAGAGGCTGTGCCCGAAGTGCCTACTTGGCTCTCTCTGGTGGTCATCGTACTCTCAATTGGTCTTGCAGCCCTGGCCAGCTTGGTCAAGGCGCGGCGAGACAACCTGCCCCGCCTGCAGGAGCATAAGTAG
- the troB gene encoding ABC transporter ATP-binding protein codes for MNQHDQQTPPRLPSAISLQQAAVVRSGRTIWSQGSFSIPTGSITAIVGTNGAGKTTLMQAELGLLPLSSGSISVLGQPAGKATQSIGYVPQSYTTEVDSNLSVEQSVLLGVNGTRFGLHRTSKTERAQAKQAMDFTGISDRAQVRLSELSGGLRQRVAIAQALASQPQLLMLDEPLANLDLASQRESVQVLARLNQELGMTIQVVAHDLNMLLPILDGAVYLLDGHPHYARIGDVLDGDLLTHLYGTQVEVVTTAQGQMFISPTHTVSQHSGHHVEQTDAIASSLAASSQENR; via the coding sequence ATGAACCAGCACGATCAGCAGACACCGCCACGCCTCCCGTCAGCTATCAGTCTCCAGCAGGCTGCCGTCGTCCGCAGCGGTCGCACTATCTGGTCGCAGGGTTCATTTTCCATCCCCACTGGCAGCATTACCGCCATCGTTGGCACCAACGGGGCCGGTAAAACTACCCTTATGCAAGCAGAGCTGGGACTCCTCCCCCTCTCTAGCGGATCCATCAGCGTACTGGGGCAGCCGGCAGGCAAAGCCACCCAGAGCATCGGCTACGTACCCCAGTCGTACACCACCGAAGTGGATTCCAACCTCAGCGTCGAGCAGTCAGTACTGCTCGGTGTCAACGGCACCCGCTTCGGCCTCCACCGCACCAGCAAGACCGAACGCGCACAAGCCAAACAAGCTATGGACTTCACCGGCATCAGTGACAGGGCCCAGGTCAGGCTCAGCGAGCTCTCCGGCGGTCTGCGCCAGCGGGTGGCCATCGCGCAGGCGCTAGCCAGTCAACCTCAACTGCTGATGCTGGACGAACCCCTGGCCAACCTGGACTTGGCGAGCCAGCGCGAGAGCGTGCAGGTTCTGGCCCGTCTCAACCAGGAACTTGGTATGACAATTCAAGTGGTGGCCCACGATTTGAACATGCTCCTGCCCATTTTGGACGGGGCAGTCTACCTTTTAGACGGCCATCCCCACTACGCCCGCATTGGCGACGTCTTAGACGGGGACCTGCTCACCCACTTGTATGGCACGCAGGTAGAAGTGGTCACCACCGCGCAAGGGCAGATGTTCATTAGCCCCACGCACACCGTCAGCCAGCACAGTGGCCACCATGTAGAACAGACCGATGCTATCGCTAGTTCTCTAGCAGCGAGCAGTCAGGAGAATCGCTGA
- the rpsA gene encoding 30S ribosomal protein S1: protein MAENTQEVPQVAINDIGTKEDFIKAVDSTIKNFDDGDLVQGTVVKIDHDEVLLDIGYKTEGVIPARELSIKKDVNPDEVVQVGDEIEALVVTKEDKEGRLILSKKRAQYERAWGDIEKIKESDGVVEGTVIEAVKGGLIVDIGLRGFLPASLVEMRRVRDLSPYIGQKIQAKILELDKNRNNVVISRRQYLEETQSEVRETFMAQLKKGQIREGTVSSIVNFGAFVDLGGVDGLIHVSELSWKHIDHPSEVVKVGQKVTVEVLDVDIERERISLSLKATQEDPWQRFARTHVPGQIVKGKVTKIVQFGIFVSVDDGIEGLVHISELANRHVENPETVVKQGEEIFVKVIDVDLDRRRISLSLKQADDSVDPASEDFDPAIYGMPAEYDEEGNYKYPEGFDPETNEWIAGYEKQREEWESQYAAAHDLWEQHKAFVAKELENAEASAAEDAKSSEAEEGSQPSNKGGHQAASSESSTTNYSSEASSEGTLASDDQLAALREQLLKEKN, encoded by the coding sequence ATGGCAGAGAATACACAAGAAGTTCCACAGGTCGCTATCAACGATATCGGCACCAAAGAGGACTTCATCAAGGCAGTCGACTCCACAATTAAGAACTTCGACGACGGCGATTTGGTGCAGGGGACCGTTGTTAAAATTGACCATGACGAAGTACTGCTGGACATCGGCTACAAGACTGAGGGCGTGATTCCCGCCCGCGAGCTTTCCATCAAGAAGGACGTTAACCCGGACGAAGTCGTTCAGGTTGGTGACGAGATTGAAGCTCTCGTTGTCACCAAGGAAGACAAGGAAGGCCGTCTCATTCTGTCCAAGAAGCGGGCTCAGTACGAGCGCGCTTGGGGCGACATTGAGAAGATCAAAGAGTCTGATGGTGTGGTGGAAGGCACTGTTATCGAAGCTGTCAAGGGCGGCCTGATTGTAGACATCGGTCTGCGTGGCTTCCTGCCTGCCTCCTTAGTCGAGATGCGCCGCGTGCGCGACCTGTCTCCCTACATCGGCCAGAAGATTCAGGCCAAGATTCTGGAGCTGGACAAGAACCGCAACAACGTGGTCATCTCCCGTCGTCAGTACTTGGAAGAGACTCAGTCCGAAGTGCGCGAGACCTTCATGGCTCAGCTCAAGAAGGGCCAGATCCGCGAGGGCACTGTCTCCTCGATCGTCAACTTCGGCGCTTTCGTCGACCTGGGCGGTGTGGACGGTCTCATCCACGTTTCCGAGCTCTCTTGGAAGCACATCGATCACCCCTCCGAGGTGGTCAAGGTTGGCCAGAAGGTTACGGTTGAAGTGCTCGATGTCGATATCGAGCGCGAGCGTATCTCCCTGTCGCTCAAGGCCACGCAGGAAGATCCTTGGCAGCGCTTTGCTCGCACCCATGTGCCTGGGCAGATTGTCAAGGGCAAGGTCACCAAGATTGTGCAGTTCGGCATCTTTGTCTCTGTCGATGACGGCATCGAGGGCCTGGTTCATATCTCTGAGCTGGCCAACCGCCACGTGGAGAATCCTGAGACCGTTGTCAAGCAGGGTGAAGAGATCTTCGTCAAGGTGATTGACGTAGACTTGGATCGCCGCCGTATCTCCCTGTCGCTCAAGCAGGCTGACGACTCTGTCGATCCAGCTTCTGAGGACTTCGATCCAGCTATCTACGGCATGCCAGCAGAGTATGACGAAGAGGGCAACTACAAGTACCCAGAAGGCTTCGATCCCGAGACCAACGAGTGGATTGCCGGTTACGAGAAGCAGCGTGAAGAGTGGGAGTCCCAGTACGCGGCCGCCCACGACCTGTGGGAGCAGCACAAGGCCTTTGTGGCCAAGGAGCTGGAGAACGCCGAAGCTTCTGCGGCTGAGGATGCCAAGTCCTCTGAGGCAGAAGAGGGTAGCCAGCCTTCCAACAAGGGTGGGCACCAGGCAGCTTCTTCTGAGTCCTCTACTACTAACTACAGCTCCGAGGCTTCCTCTGAGGGTACGTTGGCTTCCGATGATCAGCTCGCCGCTTTGCGTGAGCAGCTGCTCAAGGAGAAGAACTGA
- the uvrB gene encoding UvrABC system protein B: protein MGFNIERTNKPFVVKSPYQPSGDQPQAIADLTQRIENGENDVVLMGATGTGKTATTAWLIEKLQRPTLILEPNKTLAAQLCAEFRELMPDNAVSYFVSYYDYYQPEAYIPQTDTYIEKDSNINDDVERLRHAATANLLTRRDCVVVATVSCIYGLGTPEEYAGRMLFLREGQQISRDDLLRQFVGMQYKRNDIAFTRGTFRVRGDTVEIIPVYEELAVRIEFFGDEIDRISTLHPLTGDEIAHESEVHIFPASHYVAGPDRMQRALKTIKEELDWRVGQLRKEGKELEAQRLTMRTTYDLEMLTQIGTCSGVENYSRHFDGREPGTAPHTLLDFFPDDFLLVIDESHVTVPQIGAMYEGDASRKRTLVEHGFRLPSAMDNRPLKWPEFLDKVGQTVYLSATPGDYEMGLSDGVVEQIIRPTGLLDPQIDVRPVKGQVDDLLGEIKDRVAKHERVLVTTLTKKMAEDLTDYLLEREIKVEYLHSDVDTLRRVELLRELREGKIDVIVGINLLREGLDLPEVSLVAILDADKEGFLRSYRSLIQTIGRAARNVSGTVIMYADEQTDSMKKAIDETNRRRAKQIAYNTEHGLDPKPLIKKISDVNDMLAKEDVDTQTLLEGGYRNAGKAGNSHLGVPSYNEEEAQKRHEEILQAGLPAQDLADLIRQLSDQMHTAAEQLQFELAARLRDEIRDLKKELRQMAEASK, encoded by the coding sequence ATGGGGTTTAATATTGAGCGCACCAACAAGCCATTTGTGGTGAAATCTCCCTATCAGCCGTCGGGGGACCAGCCTCAGGCTATTGCTGACTTGACGCAGCGCATCGAAAATGGAGAGAACGATGTGGTGCTCATGGGTGCCACCGGCACTGGTAAAACAGCCACTACAGCATGGCTGATTGAAAAGCTTCAGCGCCCCACGCTCATTTTGGAGCCTAACAAGACTTTAGCGGCCCAGCTGTGTGCAGAGTTTCGTGAACTCATGCCCGACAATGCAGTTTCTTACTTTGTCTCCTACTACGATTACTACCAGCCGGAGGCCTACATTCCTCAGACCGATACGTACATCGAAAAAGATTCCAATATTAACGACGACGTAGAGCGTTTGCGCCACGCAGCTACGGCCAACCTGCTCACCCGACGTGACTGTGTAGTCGTGGCTACAGTCTCTTGCATCTACGGTTTAGGCACGCCTGAGGAGTACGCAGGGCGTATGCTATTCCTGCGTGAGGGGCAGCAGATTAGCCGAGATGACCTCTTGCGTCAGTTTGTGGGCATGCAGTACAAGCGCAACGACATCGCTTTTACCCGCGGAACCTTCCGCGTGCGTGGCGATACGGTTGAGATCATCCCTGTCTATGAGGAGCTGGCTGTTCGCATCGAGTTCTTCGGCGACGAAATCGACCGAATTTCCACCCTCCACCCCTTGACTGGTGACGAAATTGCCCACGAGAGCGAAGTCCATATTTTCCCGGCTTCGCACTATGTGGCTGGGCCGGACCGAATGCAGCGGGCCCTCAAAACTATTAAAGAAGAGCTGGACTGGCGGGTGGGGCAGCTGCGCAAGGAGGGCAAAGAGCTCGAAGCTCAGCGCCTGACTATGCGGACCACCTACGATTTGGAAATGCTCACCCAGATTGGGACTTGCTCGGGCGTGGAAAATTACTCGCGGCATTTTGACGGTCGTGAACCAGGTACTGCCCCCCACACCCTGCTTGACTTCTTTCCTGACGATTTTCTGCTGGTCATTGACGAATCCCATGTAACGGTGCCGCAGATTGGTGCCATGTATGAGGGGGATGCCTCCCGCAAGCGCACTCTCGTGGAGCATGGATTCCGCCTGCCGTCGGCCATGGATAACCGGCCGCTCAAGTGGCCGGAGTTTCTCGACAAGGTAGGTCAGACGGTCTACCTGTCGGCCACTCCCGGCGACTATGAGATGGGCTTGTCGGACGGGGTCGTGGAGCAGATCATCAGGCCAACCGGCTTGCTGGATCCTCAGATTGATGTCAGACCGGTCAAGGGGCAGGTCGATGACTTGCTGGGTGAAATCAAGGACCGGGTAGCCAAGCACGAGCGCGTCTTAGTCACTACGCTGACCAAGAAGATGGCAGAAGATTTGACGGACTACCTGCTGGAGCGCGAGATTAAAGTAGAGTATCTCCACTCCGATGTGGACACCTTGCGCCGGGTTGAGCTCCTGCGAGAGCTGCGTGAGGGCAAGATCGACGTAATTGTGGGTATCAACCTCTTGCGTGAGGGCTTAGATTTGCCTGAAGTATCTCTGGTGGCCATCTTGGATGCTGACAAGGAAGGTTTCCTGCGTTCTTACCGGTCCTTGATTCAGACTATTGGCCGTGCGGCCCGAAACGTCTCGGGCACTGTCATTATGTACGCGGACGAGCAAACGGACTCGATGAAGAAGGCTATAGACGAGACGAACCGGCGCAGGGCTAAGCAGATTGCTTACAATACTGAGCACGGTCTGGACCCCAAGCCCCTCATCAAGAAGATTTCCGATGTGAATGACATGTTGGCCAAGGAGGACGTGGACACGCAAACCCTCTTGGAAGGCGGCTACCGCAACGCTGGCAAGGCCGGCAACTCCCACTTGGGTGTGCCTTCCTACAACGAGGAAGAGGCTCAAAAGCGGCACGAGGAGATTCTGCAGGCAGGACTGCCGGCTCAAGACCTGGCAGACCTGATTCGCCAGTTGAGTGATCAGATGCACACTGCTGCCGAGCAGCTTCAGTTCGAGCTGGCTGCCCGCTTGCGAGACGAGATTCGAGACTTGAAGAAAGAGCTGCGGCAGATGGCTGAAGCTAGCAAATAA
- the pyk gene encoding pyruvate kinase: MRKAKIVDTIGPASESYDQIVKLVENGMDVARLNRSHGTPEDHLKVYNNLREAGKQTGHNVAALVDLQGPKIRCGWFKKNADGEDMVQLKAGQEFIITTDDVEGDEHITSTTFKGLPGDCHKGDPILIDDGKVRLEVTEVEGNNVHTKVIVAGPVSSHKGINLPGVAVSLPALTEKDEADLRWGIQTGADIIAMSFVRFATDIDRAHEIMDEEGRRIPIVAKIEKPQAVENLEEIVKAFDGIMVARGDMAVEMPLEEVPLVTKRCIELARQYAKPVIVATEVLGSMTHSPIPTRAEASDCANAVLDGADATMTSNETAVGDYPDVTVATMARISDYATSHGFDRIPVMKNLDMSNSGAVSSAGVDLADKVNAKAIVAFTQTGDTVHRVSRERPAAPIYALTSSEHTYHWLALSWGTEAFLCEQDYHELNRESLMGYMDKVLKGAKKLSDGDKVVVLSCAQGEHKPGSTDSIYVHTVGESE; encoded by the coding sequence ATGCGTAAAGCCAAGATTGTAGACACTATTGGGCCAGCTTCTGAATCGTACGATCAGATTGTCAAGCTCGTCGAGAATGGCATGGATGTGGCCAGGCTCAACCGCTCACACGGTACGCCCGAAGACCACCTGAAGGTATATAACAACTTACGTGAAGCCGGCAAGCAGACTGGTCATAACGTGGCGGCGCTGGTAGATTTGCAGGGCCCGAAGATTCGCTGCGGCTGGTTCAAGAAGAACGCCGATGGCGAAGACATGGTCCAGCTCAAGGCTGGTCAAGAGTTCATTATCACCACGGACGACGTTGAGGGCGATGAGCACATCACTTCTACAACCTTCAAGGGTCTGCCAGGGGACTGCCACAAGGGCGATCCAATCCTGATTGACGATGGCAAGGTCCGCCTCGAGGTCACTGAGGTTGAGGGCAACAACGTCCACACTAAGGTCATCGTTGCTGGCCCAGTCTCCTCCCACAAGGGCATCAACCTGCCCGGCGTGGCTGTGAGCCTGCCTGCTCTGACCGAAAAGGATGAGGCCGACCTGCGCTGGGGTATCCAGACAGGCGCCGACATCATCGCTATGTCCTTCGTGCGCTTCGCCACCGACATTGACCGTGCCCATGAGATTATGGACGAAGAGGGTCGTCGCATCCCCATCGTAGCCAAGATTGAGAAGCCCCAGGCTGTTGAGAACCTGGAAGAGATCGTCAAGGCCTTCGACGGTATCATGGTAGCCCGCGGCGACATGGCTGTGGAGATGCCTCTGGAAGAGGTGCCCCTGGTGACCAAGCGCTGCATCGAGCTGGCTCGTCAGTATGCTAAGCCAGTCATCGTAGCCACCGAAGTCTTGGGCTCCATGACTCATTCGCCCATTCCTACCCGCGCTGAGGCTTCTGACTGCGCCAACGCCGTTCTGGATGGTGCTGACGCCACTATGACTTCCAACGAAACCGCTGTTGGCGACTATCCAGACGTGACGGTTGCCACTATGGCCCGTATCTCTGATTACGCCACTTCCCACGGGTTCGACCGTATCCCTGTCATGAAGAACTTGGATATGTCCAACTCCGGCGCTGTCTCCTCTGCTGGCGTGGATTTGGCCGACAAGGTCAACGCCAAGGCTATTGTGGCCTTCACGCAGACTGGTGACACAGTGCACCGTGTCTCCCGCGAGCGTCCAGCTGCTCCGATTTATGCTCTGACCTCCAGCGAGCACACCTACCACTGGTTGGCGCTGTCTTGGGGCACCGAGGCCTTCCTGTGCGAGCAGGATTACCACGAGCTCAACCGTGAGTCCTTGATGGGCTATATGGACAAGGTCTTGAAGGGTGCCAAGAAGCTCTCTGACGGAGATAAAGTGGTGGTTTTGAGCTGCGCCCAGGGTGAGCACAAGCCTGGTTCCACAGATTCCATTTACGTGCACACAGTCGGCGAGTCCGAGTGA